A genomic segment from Melospiza georgiana isolate bMelGeo1 chromosome 17, bMelGeo1.pri, whole genome shotgun sequence encodes:
- the ZHX3 gene encoding zinc fingers and homeoboxes protein 3 isoform X2, translated as MASKRKSTTPCMIPVKTLVLQETEQDAGEDDHEGTQPEAPAEGPAASDAGASSSNNGALSNGHRGIADGDTYICKPCDFGSQDLHQFFGHLDSEHPDFSKEPAFACARCSFLANSHEGLSHHNAESHAGETGFVWRVVKQDTRTTVEQSPCEATSSHDLPGELPEEGADGQSEIIITKTPIMKIMKGKPEAKKIHTLKENVSSQLGGESEVKDGEHSFPNGSVPVSQPTASSSKSSHIVNGSIIGNVPVLQAGVAQLVSLQQQPPLHQQLPTSKSLPKVMIPLSSIPTYNAAMDSNSFLKNSFNKFPYPTKAELCYLTVVTKYPEEQLKIWFTAQRLKQGISWSPEEIEDARKKMFNTVIQSVPQPTITVLNTPLVANPGTVPHLIQATLPGHVVGQPEGTGGLLVTQPIMANGLKGTSSSFTLAVSSVPKPQPAGQHSTVSSSNTSGVKVVNSGQSLLTACPAISSQTFLDPNVYKNKKSHEQLSALKGSFCRNQFPGQAEVERLAKITGLSTKEIRKWFSDRRYHYRNVRGGRAVFPGDSALDSLPEITLDVPPRGAELSPAAMAATPAPHHPTRRQSWHQAPDFTPTKYKERAPEQLKALESSFAQNPLPAEEEVNRLRGETKMTRREIDSWFSERRKKKVAEENKKVEEVAQQEDEEAENGGGEGEDSSDEQRATSENGSVDASGSNPNSAERKKQTELKPPAPEDPLLPLRRN; from the exons ATGGCTAGCAAAAGGAAATCCACAACTCCCTGCATGATACCAGTAAAAACACTGGTGCTTCAGGAGACCGAGCAGGATGCTGGAGAAGATGATCATGAAGGAACACAACCAGAGGCTCCTGCAGAAGGACCAGCAGCGAGTGATgctggggccagcagcagcaacaacgGAGCTTTGTCCAATGGGCACCGCGGCATTGCCGACGGCGACACTTACATCTGCAAGCCTTGTGACTTTGGCTCTCAGGACCTTCACCAGTTCTTTGGGCACTTGGACTCTGAGCACCCAGACTTCAGCAAAGAGCCTGCATTTGCCTGTGCTAGGTGCAGCTTCCTGGCCAACAGCCACGAAGGGCTCTCGCACCACAACGCTGAGTCGCACGCCGGTGAGACCGGCTTTGTCTGGAGGGTGGTGAAGCAGGACACTCGTACCACCGTGGAGCAAAGTCCCTGCGAGGCCACCAGCAGCCATGACCTGCCAGGAGAGCTCCCTGAGGAAGGGGCAGACGGCCAGTCTGAAATTATCATTACCAAAACCCCTATCATGAAGATAATGAAGGGGAAACCCGAGGCCAAAAAAATCCACACGCTGAAGGAGAATGTGTCGAGTCAGTTGGGCGGTGAGTCAGAGGTGAAGGATGGAGAGCATTCATTCCCAAATGGGTCGGTGCCAGTCAGCCAGCCCACTGCAAGTTCATCAAAGTCATCCCACATAGTGAATGGCTCTATCATAGGAAACGTGCCTGTTCTGCAGGCGGGGGTTGCACAActtgtgtctctgcagcagcagcccccgTTGCATCAGCAGCTCCCTACATCCAAGTCCCTTCCCAAGGTGATGATCCCACTGAGCAGCATTCCCACATACAATGCTGCCATGGACTCCAACAGCTTCCTGAAAAACTCTTTCAACAAGTTCCCCTACCCCACCAAAGCTGAGCTCTGCTACTTGACCGTGGTGACCAAGTATCCAGAAGAGCAGCTGAAGATCTGGTTCACTGCCCAGAGGCTGAAGCAGGGCATTAGCTGGTCACCAGAGGAGATCGAAGATGCCAGGAAGAAGATGTTCAACACTGTTATCCAGTCTGTGCCACAACCCACCATTACAGTGCTGAACACGCCCCTGGTTGCAAATCCTGGGACCGTTCCCCATCTTATCCAGGCAACTTTACCAGGCCACGTGGTGGGGCAgccagaggggacaggggggctGCTGGTCACGCAGCCCATCATGGCAAACGGGTTGAAGGGCACCAGCTCCTCTTTCACCTTGGCAGTGAGTTCTGTCCCCAAGCCACAGCcggcagggcagcacagcaccGTGAGCTCCAGCAACACCTCCGGGGTCAAGGTGGTCAACAGCGGCCAGTCCCTGCTCACCGCCTGCCCTGCCATCTCCTCGCAGACCTTCCTGGATCCCAATGTCTACAAAAACAAGAAGTCCCACGAGCAGCTCTCAGCCCTCAAAGGCAGCTTCTGCAGAAACCAGTtccctggccaggctgaggTCGAGCGGCTGGCAAAGATCACAGGCTTGTCCACCAAGGAGATCCGAAAATGGTTCAGCGACAGGAGGTACCACTACAGGAACGTGAGAGGCGGCCGGGCCGTCTTCCCTGGAGACAGTGCTCTTGATTCCCTGCCTGAAATCACCTTGGATGTCCcacccagaggagctgagctgagtcCTGCGGCGATGGCGGCTACGCCGGCCCCTCACCACCCAACACGGCGGCAGTCATGGCACCAGGCACCTGACTTCACCCCGACCAAGTACAAGGAGCGAGCGCCGGAGCAGCTGAAGGCCCTGGAGAGCAGTTTTGCCCAAAATCCCCTTCCTGCCGAGGAAGAGGTGAACCGCCTGAGGGGGGAGACGAAGATGACACGGAGGGAGATCGACAGCTGGTTCTcggagaggaggaagaagaaggtggCGGAGGAGAATAAGAAAGTGGAGGAGGTGGCTCAACAGGAGGACGAGGAGGCAGAGAATGGCGGCGGGGAAGGGGAAGACTCCTCGGATGAGCAGAGGGCCACGAGTGAGAACGGCTCAGTCGACGCCTCCGGCAGCAACCCCAACTCGGCGGAGCGGAAG aaacagaCTGAACTGAAGCCACCAGCCCCGGAGGACCCGCTCTTACCCTTGAGAAGAAATTAG
- the ZHX3 gene encoding zinc fingers and homeoboxes protein 3 isoform X1, whose amino-acid sequence MASKRKSTTPCMIPVKTLVLQETEQDAGEDDHEGTQPEAPAEGPAASDAGASSSNNGALSNGHRGIADGDTYICKPCDFGSQDLHQFFGHLDSEHPDFSKEPAFACARCSFLANSHEGLSHHNAESHAGETGFVWRVVKQDTRTTVEQSPCEATSSHDLPGELPEEGADGQSEIIITKTPIMKIMKGKPEAKKIHTLKENVSSQLGGESEVKDGEHSFPNGSVPVSQPTASSSKSSHIVNGSIIGNVPVLQAGVAQLVSLQQQPPLHQQLPTSKSLPKVMIPLSSIPTYNAAMDSNSFLKNSFNKFPYPTKAELCYLTVVTKYPEEQLKIWFTAQRLKQGISWSPEEIEDARKKMFNTVIQSVPQPTITVLNTPLVANPGTVPHLIQATLPGHVVGQPEGTGGLLVTQPIMANGLKGTSSSFTLAVSSVPKPQPAGQHSTVSSSNTSGVKVVNSGQSLLTACPAISSQTFLDPNVYKNKKSHEQLSALKGSFCRNQFPGQAEVERLAKITGLSTKEIRKWFSDRRYHYRNVRGGRAVFPGDSALDSLPEITLDVPPRGAELSPAAMAATPAPHHPTRRQSWHQAPDFTPTKYKERAPEQLKALESSFAQNPLPAEEEVNRLRGETKMTRREIDSWFSERRKKKVAEENKKVEEVAQQEDEEAENGGGEGEDSSDEQRATSENGSVDASGSNPNSAERKVSPIKINLKNLRVTESDGKTEVPGTGANEKGDGSSSRPPTPPKTKLNFKKTAQQRHLLKQMFVQTQRPTNQEYDAIVSQTGLPRAEVIRWFGDSRYGYKNGQLKWYENYRRGLFPPGLVEVSPAGREVLEDYYEKHKGLREEDVPGLCERARLGAQQLKKQTELKPPAPEDPLLPLRRN is encoded by the exons ATGGCTAGCAAAAGGAAATCCACAACTCCCTGCATGATACCAGTAAAAACACTGGTGCTTCAGGAGACCGAGCAGGATGCTGGAGAAGATGATCATGAAGGAACACAACCAGAGGCTCCTGCAGAAGGACCAGCAGCGAGTGATgctggggccagcagcagcaacaacgGAGCTTTGTCCAATGGGCACCGCGGCATTGCCGACGGCGACACTTACATCTGCAAGCCTTGTGACTTTGGCTCTCAGGACCTTCACCAGTTCTTTGGGCACTTGGACTCTGAGCACCCAGACTTCAGCAAAGAGCCTGCATTTGCCTGTGCTAGGTGCAGCTTCCTGGCCAACAGCCACGAAGGGCTCTCGCACCACAACGCTGAGTCGCACGCCGGTGAGACCGGCTTTGTCTGGAGGGTGGTGAAGCAGGACACTCGTACCACCGTGGAGCAAAGTCCCTGCGAGGCCACCAGCAGCCATGACCTGCCAGGAGAGCTCCCTGAGGAAGGGGCAGACGGCCAGTCTGAAATTATCATTACCAAAACCCCTATCATGAAGATAATGAAGGGGAAACCCGAGGCCAAAAAAATCCACACGCTGAAGGAGAATGTGTCGAGTCAGTTGGGCGGTGAGTCAGAGGTGAAGGATGGAGAGCATTCATTCCCAAATGGGTCGGTGCCAGTCAGCCAGCCCACTGCAAGTTCATCAAAGTCATCCCACATAGTGAATGGCTCTATCATAGGAAACGTGCCTGTTCTGCAGGCGGGGGTTGCACAActtgtgtctctgcagcagcagcccccgTTGCATCAGCAGCTCCCTACATCCAAGTCCCTTCCCAAGGTGATGATCCCACTGAGCAGCATTCCCACATACAATGCTGCCATGGACTCCAACAGCTTCCTGAAAAACTCTTTCAACAAGTTCCCCTACCCCACCAAAGCTGAGCTCTGCTACTTGACCGTGGTGACCAAGTATCCAGAAGAGCAGCTGAAGATCTGGTTCACTGCCCAGAGGCTGAAGCAGGGCATTAGCTGGTCACCAGAGGAGATCGAAGATGCCAGGAAGAAGATGTTCAACACTGTTATCCAGTCTGTGCCACAACCCACCATTACAGTGCTGAACACGCCCCTGGTTGCAAATCCTGGGACCGTTCCCCATCTTATCCAGGCAACTTTACCAGGCCACGTGGTGGGGCAgccagaggggacaggggggctGCTGGTCACGCAGCCCATCATGGCAAACGGGTTGAAGGGCACCAGCTCCTCTTTCACCTTGGCAGTGAGTTCTGTCCCCAAGCCACAGCcggcagggcagcacagcaccGTGAGCTCCAGCAACACCTCCGGGGTCAAGGTGGTCAACAGCGGCCAGTCCCTGCTCACCGCCTGCCCTGCCATCTCCTCGCAGACCTTCCTGGATCCCAATGTCTACAAAAACAAGAAGTCCCACGAGCAGCTCTCAGCCCTCAAAGGCAGCTTCTGCAGAAACCAGTtccctggccaggctgaggTCGAGCGGCTGGCAAAGATCACAGGCTTGTCCACCAAGGAGATCCGAAAATGGTTCAGCGACAGGAGGTACCACTACAGGAACGTGAGAGGCGGCCGGGCCGTCTTCCCTGGAGACAGTGCTCTTGATTCCCTGCCTGAAATCACCTTGGATGTCCcacccagaggagctgagctgagtcCTGCGGCGATGGCGGCTACGCCGGCCCCTCACCACCCAACACGGCGGCAGTCATGGCACCAGGCACCTGACTTCACCCCGACCAAGTACAAGGAGCGAGCGCCGGAGCAGCTGAAGGCCCTGGAGAGCAGTTTTGCCCAAAATCCCCTTCCTGCCGAGGAAGAGGTGAACCGCCTGAGGGGGGAGACGAAGATGACACGGAGGGAGATCGACAGCTGGTTCTcggagaggaggaagaagaaggtggCGGAGGAGAATAAGAAAGTGGAGGAGGTGGCTCAACAGGAGGACGAGGAGGCAGAGAATGGCGGCGGGGAAGGGGAAGACTCCTCGGATGAGCAGAGGGCCACGAGTGAGAACGGCTCAGTCGACGCCTCCGGCAGCAACCCCAACTCGGCGGAGCGGAAGGTGAGTCCCATCAAAATCAACCTGAAAAACCTGCGAGTGACCGAGTCCGACGGCAAAACCGAGGTACCGGGGACCGGCGCAAATGAAAAGGGGGACGGCAGCTCCAGCCGGCCGCCCACCCCTCCCAAAACCAAACTGAACTTCAAAAAAACGGCCCAGCAGCGGCATCTGCTGAAGCAAATGTTCGTGCAGACCCAGCGCCCCACGAACCAGGAGTATGATGCCATCGTGTCCCAGACGGGCCTGCCGCGGGCCGAGGTCATTCGCTGGTTCGGGGACAGCCGCTATGGCTACAAGAACGGGCAGCTGAAGTGGTATGAGAACTACCGGCGGGGGCTCTTCCCCCCGGGGCTGGTGGAGGTCAGCCCCGCCGGCCGGGAGGTGCTCGAGGACTACTACGAGAAGCACaaggggctgcgggaggaggACGTGCCCGGCCTCTGCGAGCGCGCCCGCCTCGGCGCCCAGCAGCTCAAG aaacagaCTGAACTGAAGCCACCAGCCCCGGAGGACCCGCTCTTACCCTTGAGAAGAAATTAG